One window of Phoenix dactylifera cultivar Barhee BC4 chromosome 5, palm_55x_up_171113_PBpolish2nd_filt_p, whole genome shotgun sequence genomic DNA carries:
- the LOC103722055 gene encoding heat shock 70 kDa protein, mitochondrial yields the protein MATAVVLRALRRRDLSRSLSGHAKTWVGSHSHSGYKWASLARPFSSKPAGNDVIGIDLGTTNSCVAVMEGKNPKVIENSEGSRTTPSVVAFNQKGELLVGTPAKRQAVTNPTNTLFGTKRLIGRRFDDPQTQKEMKMVPYKIVRAPNGDAWVEANGQQYSPSQIGAFVLNKMRETAESYLGKSVSKAVITVPAYFNDAQRQATKDAGRISGLDVQRIINEPTAAALSYGMNNKEGLIAVFDLGGGTFDISILEISNGVFEVKATNGDTFLGGEDFDNALLDFLVSEFKRTEAIDLSKDRLALQRLREAAEKAKIELSSTSQTDINLPFITADASGAKHMNITLTRSKFESLVNHLIERTRAPCKNCLKDAGISTKEVDEVLLVGGMTRVPKVQEIVAEIFGKNPSKGVNPDEAVAMGAAIQGGILRGDVKELLLLDVTPLSLGIETLGGIFTRLINRNTTIPTKKSQVFSTAADNQTQVGIRVLQGEREMATDNKLLGEFELVGIPPAPRGMPQIEVTFDIDANGIVTVSAKDKATGKEQQITIRSSGGLSEEEIQKMVKEAELHAQKDQERKALIDIRNTADTTIYSIEKSLGEYRDKIPAEVASEIESAVADLRKEMAGDNIDNIKAKLDAANKAVSKIGQHMAGGSSGSGSSGSQGGDQAPEADYEEVKK from the exons ATGGCCACCGCGGTGGTTCTACGGGCCCTCCGCCGGCGAGATCTCTCCAGATCC CTGTCTGGCCATGCAAAAACATGGGTTGGTTCCCATTCCCATTCAGGTTATAAGTGGGCAAGTTTGGCCAGGCCATTTAG TTCAAAACCAGCTGGAAATGATGTAATTGGAATTGATTTAGGAACTACAAATTCATGCGTGGCTGTTATGGAGGGAAAG AATCCTAAGGTAATAGAGAATTCTGAAGGATCAAGGACCACACCTTCTGTGGTTGCTTTTAATCAGAAGGGGGAGCTACTTGTTGGAACTCCAGCAAAACGTCAAGCAGTGACCAACCCAACAAACACGCTTTTTGGGACCAAGCGACTGATAGGACGCCGCTTTGATGATCCTCAGACGCAGAAGGAGATGAAGATGGTTCCTTACAAGATAGTCCGAGCTCCCAATGGGGATGCATGGGTTGAAGCAAATGGACAGCAGTATTCTCCCAGCCAGATTGGTGCATTTGTTTTAAATAAGATGAGGGAAACTGCTGAATCTTACCTTGGGAAATCTGTTTCTAAGGCAGTGATTACAGTTCCTGCATATTTCAATGATGCTCAGCGACAAGCTACAAAAGATGCGGGAAGAATTTCTGGCCTTGATGTACAGAGAATCATTAATGAACCCACTGCTGCAGCATTATCTTATGGAATGAATAACAAAGAGGGCCTGATAGCAGTTTTTGATCTTGGAGGTGGAACATTTGATATCTCAATCTTAGAAATATCAAATGGTGTATTTGAG GTTAAAGCAACAAATGGTGACACTTTCTTGGGCGGAGAGGACTTTGACAATGCTTTGTTAGATTTCTTAGTGAGTGAATTTAAAAGAACCGAGGCAATAGATCTCTCAAAGGACAGGCTGGCTCTACAGAGGCTTCGAGAGGCAGCTGAGAAGGCCAAGATCGAGCTTTCATCGACATCCCAGACCGACATCAACCTTCCATTTATAACAGCTGATGCATCAGGAGCAAAGCATATGAATATTACGCTGACAAGATCAAAGTTTGAATCACTGGTGAATCACTTGATTGAGAGGACTAGAGCACCATGCAAGAACTGTTTGAAGGATGCTGGCATATCTACGAAGGAAGTTGATGAGGTTCTTCTAGTAGGTGGGATGACCAGGGTTCCTAAAGTTCAAGAAatagttgctgaaattttcggGAAGAACCCAAGCAAGGGAGTAAATCCAGATGAAGCTGTTGCGATGGGTGCTGCAATTCAGGGTGGCATCCTCCGTGGAGATGTTAAGGAGCTTCTTCTTTTAGATGTCACTCCCTTGTCACTTGGAATTGAGACTCTTGGTGGTATCTTTACCAGATTGATCAACAGGAACACAACCATTcctacaaagaaaagtcag GTGTTTTCCACTGCTGCGGACAACCAGACGCAAGTGGGTATTCGTGTGCTTCAAGGAGAGCGTGAAATGGCTACAGACAACAAGCTCCTGGGCGAGTTTGAACTTGTGGGCATCCCACCAGCTCCCAGAGGCATGCCTCAGATTGAGGTCACATTTGATATTGATGCCAATGGAATTGTGACAGTCTCTGCTAAAGACAAGGCAACTGGAAAGGAGCAGCAGATTACTATTCGGTCTTCTGGTGGGCTTTCTGAGGAGGAGATTCAGAAAATGGTCAAGGAAGCTGAACTTCATGCACAGAAAGACCAGGAGAGGAAAGCTTTGATTGATATCAGGAATACTGCTGACACTACAATTTATAGCATTGAGAAAAGCTTGGGCGAGTATAGGGATAAGATCCCAGCCGAGGTTGCTTCGGAGATAGAGTCTGCAGTGGCAGACTTGCGCAAAGAAATGGCAGGAGATAATATTGACAACATAAAAGCAAAACTTGATGCTGCAAATAAGGCAGTTTCGAAGATTGGGCAGCACATGGCTGGAGGCTCCAGTGGGTCAGGTTCAAGTGGATCTCAGGGTGGTGATCAGGCTCCAGAGGCAGATTATGAGGAGGTGAAAAAGTGA
- the LOC103722056 gene encoding cytochrome P450 71A1-like yields MYLEPLPIAILLTALLIFLIHKRATPNRSKLPPSPTKLPIIGNLHQLGTRPHRGLHALSQKYGPLMLLKLGSVPTIIVSSAEVAQEVMRTQDSIFASRPSLELAKQLLYNCRDMAFAPYGEYWRQIRKLCIVHLLSAKRVQSFSGVRDEEISQVIDRIACCSAVGPVNLSKILNSLSSGLIARIAFGRKFLGEERSKKAQELVEETSALFGGFYVRDYFPWLGWLGKLGGMDGRVKRCFINWDALLEEVIRDHEDRKRDQFGADQNEDLVDVLLALQKDRTEGFTLARDEIKAIILELFVAGTDTSYIALEWAMAELVRSPKRLKIVQDEVREILGNKSKVKEDDISKMSYLKAVIKESLRLHPPLPLLVPRESLEATKLQGYEIPRNTRILVNAWSIGQDPTSWEEAREFRPERFLNNLIDFKGNDFHFIPFGAGRRICPGMHFAISTIELALANLLYRFDWNLPNNMSPEDLDMVEAYGISTRMKSNLLLHAIPYKA; encoded by the exons ATGTACCTTGAACCGCTGCCGATCGCTATCCTCCTAACAGCCCTCCTCATCTTTCTAATCCACAAAAGAGCCACCCCAAACAGATCTAAGCTTCCACCCTCCCCTACCAAGCTTCCAATCATAGGGAACCTCCACCAGCTGGGAACTCGTCCTCACCGTGGCCTCCATGCCCTCTCCCAAAAGTATGGCCCCCTCATGCTGCTTAAACTGGGCTCCGTTCCCACCATCATCGTCTCGTCCGCCGAGGTGGCTCAAGAAGTCATGAGGACCCAAGATTCGATCTTCGCAAGTCGTCCTTCCTTGGAGCTCGCCAAACAACTCCTCTACAACTGCAGGGACATGGCCTTTGCACCTTACGGTGAGTACTGGAGGCAGATAAGAAAGCTGTGCATCGTTCACCTGCTGAGCGCCAAACGAGTGCAGTCATTTTCCGGCGTTAGGGACGAGGAAATATCGCAGGTGATCGATCGGATCGCATGTTGCTCAGCAGTTGGTCCCGTGAATTTGAGCAAGATTCTGAATTCACTTTCGAGTGGTTTGATCGCCAGAATcgcttttgggaggaagtttCTTGGAGAGGAAAGGAGCAAGAAGGCGCAAGAGCTAGTTGAGGAGACCTCAGCCTTGTTTGGTGGCTTCTACGTGAGAGATTACTTCCCTTGGCTTGGATGGCTGGGCAAGCTGGGTGGCATGGATGGCAGGGTAAAGAGATGCTTCATTAACTGGGATGCCCTCCTTGAAGAAGTGATTCGAGACCATGAGGATCGTAAAAGAGATCAGTTTGGAGCTGACCAGAATGAGGACTTGGTCGATGTTTTGCTCGCACTTCAGAAGGATCGCACGGAAGGCTTCACCCTCGCCAGAGACGAGATCAAGGCAATCATTTTG GAACTATTTGTCGCAGGAACGGACACATCATATATCGCCCTAGAATGGGCAATGGCAGAACTTGTTCGAAGCCCAAAAAGATTGAAGATAGTGCAAGATGAGGTAAGGGAGATACTTGGAAATAAGAGCAAAGTCAAGGAAGATGACATAAGTAAAATGAGCTACTTGAAAGCAGTGATCAAGGAGAGCTTGCGCTTGCACCCTCCACTTCCATTACTAGTGCCACGAGAATCACTTGAAGCAACCAAACTACAAGGCTATGAAATCCCGAGAAACACAAGGATTCTTGTTAATGCTTGGTCCATTGGGCAGGATCCAACATCTTGGGAGGAGGCCCGTGAGTTTAGGCCAGAGAGATTTCTAAACAACCTAATAGATTTCAAGGGCAATGATTTCCACTTTATTCCATTCGGTGCAGGCCGAAGAATCTGTCCTGGAATGCACTTTGCTATCTCAACCATCGAGCTAGCTCTTGCCAATCTGTTATACAGATTTGACTGGAACTTGCCCAACAACATGAGTCCAGAGGATTTAGACATGGTGGAAGCTTATGGAATTTCGACTCGTATGAagtccaatcttcttcttcatgCTATACCTTACAAGGCATAA
- the LOC103722058 gene encoding probable 6-phosphogluconolactonase 4, chloroplastic has product MFQQQQKKKRKKESASRSHAAPALYLSSQNPTPKARRVRHSRRSMASNANPAECAKGKQRVLVSETEGELAVALAKYTAELSDKYARERGAFTVVLSGGYLIHNIRKLVESPYKESVDWAKWHVFWVDERVVKKDHVDSNYKLAYDGFLSKVPIPPSQVYSINDSLPAEGAADDYEACLKQLVKTGVLEVSASTGFPRFDLMLLGMGPDGHLASLFPGHPLLKENQRWVTYIKDSPKPPPQRITFTFPVIDASAYIAMVVVGSGEVDALKKALGCRDSSSDLLPVQMVSLEDGEFTWFTDKEAVSKLQNKEF; this is encoded by the exons ATGTTCCAgcaacagcaaaaaaaaaaaagaaagaaagaaagcgcCTCGCGCTCTCACGCGGCTCCGGCCCTTTACCTTTCCAGCCAGAACCCCACTCCAAAGGCCAGGCGCGTCCGCCACTCTCGCCGGAGCATGGCATCCAACGCGAACCCCGCCGAGTGCGCCAAAGGAAAGCAGAGAGTGCTGGTATCCGAGACCGAGGGGGAGCTCGCCGTGGCCTTGGCCAAGTACACGGCCGAGCTCTCCGACAAGTACGCCCGGGAGCGAGGCGCCTTCACCGTCGTCTTGTCCGGCGGCTATCTCATCCACAATATCAG GAAGCTGGTGGAATCGCCGTACAAGGAATCGGTGGATTGGGCCAAATGGCACGTCTTCTGGGTGGACGAGAGGGTCGTCAAGAAGGATCACGTTGATAGCAATTACAAACTCGCATATGATGGCTTTCTCTCCAAG GTTCCAATTCCACCAAGTCAGGTATATTCCATCAATGACTCGCTCCCAGCTGAGGGTGCTGCCGATGACTATGAGGCCTGTTTGAAGCAGTTGGTCAAGACAGGAGTGTTGGAAGTTTCGGCATCCACAGGGTTCCCAAGGTTTGATCTAATGCTGCTGGGTATGGGTCCGGATGGGCACTTAGCTTCTCTATTCCCTGGGCACCCTCTTCTTAAGGAGAACCAGCGGTGGGTTACCTATATAAAGGACTCCCCTAAGCCGCCGCCACAGAGAATTACTTTCACATTCCCTGTAATCGATGCTTCTGCCTATATTGCAATGGTGGTTGTTGGATCTGGTGAAGTCGATGCATTGAAGAAGGCTCTTGGGTGCAGAGATAGCTCATCTGATCTGCTGCCTGTTCAAATGGTTTCGCTTGAAGATGGGGAATTCACTTGGTTTACTGATAAAGAAGCAGTTTCTAAGCTGCAAAATAAG GAATTCTGA
- the LOC103722061 gene encoding uncharacterized protein LOC103722061, with protein sequence MGSLALTDKEREGAEIVYGREECRRHCVELLEELGFPRGVLPLKDLEECGGVRETGLVWMKQKGPYEHFFAGTNTRVRYEAVVTAYVEKNRMKKMTGVRSKQMLLWVPITEMIMDDPAGKKIYFKSAVGIGRSFPVSAFMDEERKKIEGEIGA encoded by the coding sequence ATGGGCTCCCTTGCTCTGACCGACAAAGAGAGGGAAGGCGCCGAGATCGTCTATGGACGGGAGGAGTGCCGCCGGCACTGCGTGGAGCTGCTCGAAGAGCTCGGCTTCCCGAGGGGTGTCCTCCCTCTCAAGGACCTTGAAGAATGTGGAGGGGTGAGGGAGACGGGGTTGGTGTGGATGAAGCAGAAGGGCCCCTATGAGCACTTCTTCGCAGGGACGAATACCCGAGTGAGGTACGAGGCGGTGGTGACGGCGTACGTGGAGAAGAATAGGATGAAGAAGATGACGGGGGTGAGGAGCAAGCAGATGCTGCTGTGGGTACCAATCACCGagatgatcatggatgacccGGCTGGGAAGAAGATATACTTCAAGTCAGCAGTGGGGATAGGAAGGTCCTTCCCGGTCTCGGCCTTCATGGATGAGGAGCGGAAGAAGATTGAGGGAGAGATTGGTGCTTGA